In Isoptericola jiangsuensis, the following proteins share a genomic window:
- a CDS encoding helix-turn-helix transcriptional regulator, which produces MRSPSLLNARSLSRLGTAVRRLRHDRGLTQAELARAAGVSRQWLVGLEAGRTPGLEISLLLRVLDQLDGSLMIRDDHDSA; this is translated from the coding sequence ATGCGTTCCCCGTCCTTGCTCAACGCGAGGTCGCTGTCCCGGCTGGGCACAGCGGTCCGCCGCCTGCGCCACGATCGAGGCCTGACCCAGGCCGAGCTCGCCCGGGCTGCCGGGGTGTCCCGGCAGTGGCTCGTGGGGCTCGAGGCCGGTCGCACCCCCGGGCTGGAGATATCGCTCCTCCTGCGCGTGCTCGACCAGCTGGACGGGAGCCTGATGATCCGCGACGACCACGACAGCGCCTGA
- a CDS encoding Ig-like domain-containing protein → MTGGWARRGGRASDTGVLARGLAAVVALMVGAAALVVAPPRPAAAEEVELVPTSIAVTQPAPWTSLGDRVLDVVVTTADGTVVDEGRIVADIDGVPGTVSSTVPTGPLVVKQPLLPGRYGASIEYRPAEGYAASTWNGEVVVQDGTIPTTVEVSAPDVVPFDEQVVLDVGVTSATGTPEGKVGIWWDGDPWPSGFYRSTLVDGRATVRVLGYGDPGTLGVTRHFSVVYYPAGDMQTSSAADSFTRGRTTRELEIWFDRVWDGVFPVTADPWDVSVYVPDLYYYGPEVSDGTISLYEGDRLLRSKPFPSYRDGDPLVVTEFRLSEKDLPVGKHRLTARLTGATYVKDASTSWSMSVEKLRTTTDPSRGTADLLRFGDTMKLGAGVMMWRNSGEPRATGTLTFYEGSTRLGSTSLRADGYGGTLTLGNKRLAIGKHKIRAVYSGDENYRGSSGTSTIGVWKALSKVKVRLSDRPVPRGERLKIKVRVTSPSDIALTGKVKVKVDGRTVKTVTLRKRHDGRTTITMPHIDTGKHRLKIVYVGNDKTKRSVAEPNRLRFL, encoded by the coding sequence ATGACGGGCGGCTGGGCGCGGCGCGGCGGACGGGCGAGCGACACGGGAGTCCTCGCGCGAGGACTCGCGGCGGTGGTCGCACTGATGGTCGGAGCCGCCGCGCTGGTGGTCGCACCCCCGCGGCCCGCCGCGGCGGAGGAGGTCGAGCTCGTTCCCACCAGCATCGCGGTGACCCAACCCGCACCCTGGACGTCGCTGGGCGATCGCGTGCTGGACGTCGTCGTGACGACGGCGGACGGCACCGTCGTCGACGAGGGCAGGATCGTCGCGGACATCGACGGCGTCCCGGGAACCGTGAGCAGCACCGTCCCGACCGGACCGCTGGTGGTGAAGCAGCCGCTGCTGCCCGGACGGTACGGGGCGTCCATCGAGTACCGGCCGGCCGAAGGGTATGCGGCGTCGACGTGGAACGGCGAGGTCGTGGTGCAGGACGGCACGATCCCGACGACCGTCGAGGTGTCCGCGCCGGACGTGGTGCCTTTCGACGAGCAGGTCGTGCTCGACGTCGGCGTCACCTCGGCGACCGGTACGCCCGAAGGGAAGGTCGGCATCTGGTGGGACGGGGATCCGTGGCCGTCGGGGTTCTACCGCTCGACGCTCGTCGACGGCAGGGCGACGGTCAGGGTCTTGGGCTACGGGGATCCAGGGACGCTGGGAGTGACTCGACACTTCAGTGTCGTCTACTACCCGGCCGGAGACATGCAGACGTCGAGCGCCGCGGACTCGTTCACCAGGGGGCGGACGACGCGCGAGCTCGAGATCTGGTTCGACCGGGTGTGGGACGGGGTCTTCCCTGTCACGGCGGACCCCTGGGACGTCAGCGTGTACGTCCCTGACCTCTACTACTACGGGCCGGAAGTGAGTGACGGGACGATCTCCCTGTACGAGGGCGACCGTCTCCTGCGGTCGAAGCCCTTCCCCAGCTACCGTGACGGCGATCCTCTGGTGGTCACCGAGTTCCGGCTGAGCGAGAAGGACCTCCCGGTGGGCAAGCACCGGTTGACGGCACGCCTCACGGGCGCGACGTACGTCAAGGACGCGAGCACGTCGTGGTCGATGTCGGTCGAGAAGCTCAGGACGACGACGGACCCATCCCGCGGCACGGCCGACCTGCTGCGCTTCGGCGACACCATGAAGCTCGGTGCCGGCGTGATGATGTGGCGCAACAGCGGCGAACCTCGCGCGACGGGGACGCTCACGTTCTACGAGGGGTCGACCAGGCTGGGCAGCACGTCGCTCCGTGCCGACGGATACGGCGGCACGCTCACCCTCGGGAACAAGCGTCTCGCCATCGGCAAGCACAAGATCCGCGCCGTCTACTCCGGTGACGAGAACTATCGGGGATCGAGCGGCACGTCGACGATCGGCGTGTGGAAGGCGCTGTCGAAGGTGAAGGTGCGCCTCAGCGACCGGCCCGTGCCGCGTGGCGAGCGGCTGAAGATCAAGGTCAGGGTGACGTCACCCTCCGACATCGCCCTGACCGGGAAGGTGAAGGTCAAGGTCGACGGCCGGACCGTCAAGACTGTCACCCTGCGCAAGCGCCACGACGGTCGCACGACCATCACGATGCCGCACATCGACACCGGGAAGCACCGGCTGAAGATCGTCTACGTCGGCAACGACAAGACGAAGCGGTCGGTCGCCGAGCCGAATCGCCTGCGGTTCCTCTGA
- a CDS encoding glycosyltransferase 87 family protein, with amino-acid sequence MPDDADLRPTDRPTGSTPVEAAPADHAGRLLGSPWLLALAFVVVHAKLVHEAIIWQNTIFGDVTLYEWWARYGLDHGQWPVLDYDWVYPVGALAPVGLPALLSDDVLGYEIVWVGLVVALNALATVLLVRSTPRGVLGAWWWLLFLLALGPIFLGRLDGVVAPLILIALVVARRHPRVAVAVATLGAWIKIAPGAVVVAIAATRRNLRGLLRTVVLPGAAVSLVVVGLALAGGAGSRALSVFGEQGDRTLQAESVFGTWFSVSRLWDPTVAIEYNDEIFTYEFTGDTARAVSDLLDWLLIVAVAVIAAVLWWAARRRPARAYELVLLGSAALLVALIVFNKVGSPQFVAWIGPPVAVALAAVPAGRPLRWWWPPALGMILAAYATYLVYPVAYGEFLGGETWMIVVEALRNLGLVVLMLGAVWRIVRVGLAHDAADRPGSEPETTAPAA; translated from the coding sequence GTGCCCGACGACGCGGACCTCCGCCCCACCGACCGTCCCACCGGCAGCACGCCGGTCGAGGCGGCACCCGCCGACCACGCCGGACGGCTCCTCGGCTCCCCCTGGCTGCTCGCCCTCGCGTTCGTCGTCGTGCACGCCAAGCTCGTCCACGAGGCGATCATCTGGCAGAACACCATCTTCGGGGACGTCACCCTCTACGAGTGGTGGGCCCGCTACGGCCTCGACCACGGCCAGTGGCCCGTCCTCGACTACGACTGGGTCTACCCCGTCGGCGCGCTCGCGCCCGTCGGGCTGCCCGCCCTGCTGTCCGACGACGTCCTCGGCTACGAGATCGTCTGGGTGGGGCTCGTCGTCGCCCTCAACGCGCTCGCCACCGTGCTGCTCGTGCGCTCCACGCCCCGCGGCGTCCTCGGCGCCTGGTGGTGGCTGCTGTTCCTCCTCGCGCTCGGCCCCATCTTCCTCGGCAGGCTCGACGGCGTCGTCGCGCCGCTCATCCTGATCGCGCTGGTCGTCGCCCGCCGCCACCCGCGCGTCGCCGTCGCCGTCGCCACCCTCGGCGCGTGGATCAAGATCGCGCCCGGCGCCGTCGTCGTCGCGATCGCCGCGACCCGACGAAACCTCCGCGGCCTGCTGCGCACCGTCGTCCTGCCCGGCGCCGCCGTCAGCCTCGTCGTGGTCGGTCTCGCCCTCGCCGGCGGTGCCGGCTCCCGCGCGCTCAGCGTGTTCGGCGAGCAGGGCGACCGCACCCTCCAGGCCGAGTCCGTGTTCGGCACCTGGTTCTCCGTGTCGCGGCTGTGGGACCCGACCGTCGCCATCGAGTACAACGACGAGATCTTCACCTACGAGTTCACCGGGGACACCGCCCGTGCCGTGTCCGACCTGCTCGACTGGCTGCTGATCGTCGCCGTCGCCGTCATCGCCGCCGTCCTGTGGTGGGCCGCCCGACGCCGGCCCGCCCGGGCGTACGAGCTCGTGCTGCTCGGCTCGGCCGCCCTGCTCGTCGCGCTCATCGTGTTCAACAAGGTCGGCTCCCCGCAGTTCGTCGCGTGGATCGGCCCGCCCGTCGCCGTCGCCCTCGCCGCCGTCCCCGCCGGGCGGCCCCTGCGCTGGTGGTGGCCGCCCGCGCTCGGCATGATCCTCGCCGCGTACGCCACCTACCTCGTCTACCCCGTCGCCTACGGGGAGTTCCTCGGCGGCGAGACCTGGATGATCGTCGTCGAGGCGCTGCGCAACCTCGGGCTCGTCGTCCTCATGCTCGGCGCCGTCTGGCGGATCGTCCGCGTCGGCCTCGCCCACGACGCCGCCGACCGGCCCGGCAGCGAGCCGGAGACCACCGCCCCGGCCGCCTGA
- a CDS encoding AAA family ATPase — MNPGACPMPSIARPADLFDRTTAWRDLADLASTDRPGLRLAVVTGRRRHGKSYLLRRLARATDGLYHQARELDRPLALREFAIDVAAHLDLDPEALRFDDWETAFRVALGLRRGRTPRRTAGAPLLVIDELPYLLVHSPEIPSVLQLLYDEAQDTPDLPATTLVLCGSALSVMRDLLTGARPLRGRAQVELTLHPFDYRTSRAYWDIADPQVAFHVDAILGGTPGYRQLVTAPPPDTVDGLEEWLARQVLNPAGALFNEKSFLLREDPRNLDRSVYHSVLQAVADGNHSPAAIGTAVGRDYNTLKHPLGVLESTGFLTRVDDVLTRRRPLYYVADPIVRFAQVIIDPHRATLEERDPHGAWHAATDAYSSQVVGPHLEHLARVWTARYSGSRWGTSLGVVGPAVVNDPRERRQHEVDVVGLEQGRRPYDETARVVVLGEVKSTNRRRTATDLRRLEHLRDVLSTSGRRAGDANLALFSRSGFDESLMDEAAHRDDVHLVTLDDLYLDHDG; from the coding sequence GTGAACCCGGGAGCGTGCCCGATGCCGTCGATCGCCCGACCGGCCGACCTCTTCGACCGCACCACGGCATGGCGAGACCTCGCCGATCTCGCGTCGACCGACCGGCCGGGACTTCGGCTGGCCGTCGTCACCGGTCGTCGGCGCCACGGCAAGAGCTACCTCCTGCGGCGACTCGCTCGCGCGACCGACGGCCTGTACCACCAGGCCCGGGAGCTCGACCGGCCCCTCGCACTCCGCGAGTTCGCCATCGACGTCGCCGCCCACCTCGACCTCGACCCAGAGGCGCTACGGTTCGACGACTGGGAGACGGCGTTCCGTGTCGCTCTCGGCCTGCGTCGAGGACGGACCCCCCGCCGGACGGCGGGCGCACCCCTGCTCGTCATCGACGAGCTCCCCTACCTGCTGGTGCACTCGCCCGAGATCCCCTCCGTCCTGCAGCTCCTCTACGACGAGGCGCAGGACACCCCCGACCTGCCGGCCACCACCCTCGTGCTGTGCGGATCGGCGCTGTCGGTCATGCGTGACCTCCTGACCGGTGCGCGACCACTCCGCGGTCGGGCACAGGTCGAGCTGACCCTCCATCCGTTCGACTACCGCACGTCTCGGGCCTACTGGGACATCGCGGACCCGCAGGTCGCGTTCCACGTCGACGCGATCCTCGGCGGCACGCCCGGCTACCGCCAGCTCGTCACCGCTCCGCCCCCGGACACGGTCGACGGGCTCGAGGAGTGGTTGGCACGCCAGGTCCTGAATCCCGCCGGAGCGCTCTTCAACGAGAAGTCCTTCCTGCTGCGAGAGGACCCGCGCAACCTCGACAGGAGCGTCTACCACTCCGTCCTCCAGGCCGTCGCCGACGGAAACCACTCACCCGCTGCGATCGGCACCGCTGTGGGGCGTGACTACAACACGCTGAAGCACCCGCTCGGCGTCCTGGAGTCCACCGGCTTCCTCACCCGTGTCGACGACGTCCTCACACGCCGCAGGCCGCTCTACTACGTGGCGGACCCCATCGTGCGCTTCGCCCAGGTGATCATCGACCCCCACCGGGCCACGCTCGAGGAGCGTGACCCCCACGGCGCATGGCACGCCGCCACCGACGCGTACTCGTCCCAGGTCGTCGGCCCGCACCTCGAGCACCTCGCCCGCGTGTGGACGGCCCGCTACTCGGGGTCGCGATGGGGCACCTCGCTCGGCGTGGTCGGCCCCGCCGTCGTCAACGACCCCCGCGAGCGCCGTCAGCACGAGGTCGACGTCGTCGGCCTCGAGCAGGGACGACGTCCGTACGACGAGACGGCTCGCGTCGTCGTCCTCGGCGAGGTGAAGTCAACGAACAGACGCCGGACCGCAACGGACCTGCGACGCCTCGAACACCTGCGGGACGTCCTGAGCACCTCGGGGCGCCGTGCCGGCGACGCGAACCTCGCGCTGTTCAGCCGCTCCGGGTTCGACGAGAGCCTGATGGACGAAGCTGCGCACCGGGACGACGTCCACCTCGTCACCCTCGACGACCTCTACCTGGATCACGACGGCTGA
- a CDS encoding HipA domain-containing protein, which yields MAAASHLAVLLEGRYAADLRRTRSGVLRLDYLDEARTPGATPLSLSLPTSEPTHSGNAVERFVRGLVPDHPGALRAIARRHGVDADDVLQVLAAIGKDCAGAVQFCPAHEVDITIERAGTLEECTTSDIEMRLAEMDTDENAAWTMAGEHWSLGGTQQKIAVRREAEGWYVAQGAAATTHIIKPGIRRMAAQALVEHVSMRAARLLGVDVADTEFRSFRSEDAIVVTRFDRRRRTDGTVERLHQEDLCQALGNAEKYEEFGGPSPIEIVALLRDAAATAAVARRNVDRFVDGLVFNSVVAAPDAHARNYAVLLSGDDVELAPLYDVASGLAYDIQPGSRRALSMSVGGTFDADSITADHWAEFAESARLDADKLIERVDAMRHEAPDAFATALDEIDDVDGHATALRARLLPALEARAH from the coding sequence ATGGCCGCAGCGAGCCACCTGGCCGTCCTCCTCGAAGGCCGCTACGCCGCGGACCTCCGACGCACCCGGTCGGGCGTCCTCCGCCTCGACTATCTCGACGAGGCGCGCACCCCCGGTGCCACTCCCCTCTCACTCTCCCTGCCCACCAGCGAACCGACGCACAGCGGCAACGCCGTCGAACGCTTCGTGCGCGGCCTCGTGCCCGACCACCCCGGAGCGCTGCGCGCGATCGCCCGCCGTCACGGTGTCGACGCCGACGACGTGCTCCAGGTCCTCGCCGCCATCGGCAAGGACTGCGCCGGCGCGGTGCAGTTCTGCCCCGCGCACGAGGTGGACATCACGATTGAACGCGCCGGAACCCTGGAGGAGTGCACGACCAGCGACATCGAGATGCGGCTCGCCGAGATGGACACCGACGAGAACGCGGCATGGACCATGGCAGGCGAGCACTGGTCCCTCGGTGGGACGCAGCAGAAGATCGCGGTGCGTCGGGAAGCCGAGGGGTGGTACGTCGCCCAGGGCGCTGCGGCCACCACCCACATCATCAAGCCGGGGATTCGCCGGATGGCGGCACAGGCATTGGTCGAGCACGTCTCGATGCGAGCCGCTCGGCTGCTCGGCGTCGACGTCGCCGACACCGAGTTCAGGTCCTTCAGGAGCGAGGACGCCATCGTCGTCACCCGCTTCGACCGACGACGACGAACGGACGGCACGGTGGAGAGGCTCCACCAGGAGGATCTGTGCCAGGCCCTCGGAAACGCTGAGAAGTACGAGGAGTTCGGCGGTCCCTCTCCGATCGAGATCGTGGCCCTTCTCCGCGACGCCGCGGCGACGGCAGCCGTCGCTCGCCGCAACGTCGACCGATTCGTGGACGGCCTCGTCTTCAATTCCGTCGTCGCGGCACCGGACGCGCACGCCCGCAACTACGCCGTCCTCCTGAGCGGCGACGACGTCGAGCTCGCGCCGCTCTACGACGTCGCGTCCGGCCTCGCGTACGACATCCAGCCAGGATCGCGCCGGGCGCTCTCGATGAGCGTCGGCGGGACGTTCGACGCCGACTCGATCACCGCCGACCACTGGGCCGAGTTCGCGGAGTCCGCCAGACTTGACGCGGACAAGCTGATCGAACGAGTCGATGCCATGCGTCACGAGGCTCCCGACGCATTCGCCACCGCCCTGGACGAGATCGACGACGTCGACGGCCACGCGACGGCACTGCGCGCGCGGCTGCTGCCTGCACTTGAAGCTCGCGCGCACTGA
- a CDS encoding class I SAM-dependent methyltransferase: MIEAGASADVSGWDFSWLDGRATEERPPWGYARLLAERLATASASLDVQTGGGEVLAEATTFPPTAVATESWPPNVAKATRLLHPRGVVVVADPDEPPLPFADGAFDLVTSRHPATIWWDEIARVLRPGGTYLAQHVGPASVFELIEFFLGPQPEARRGRHPDDETAAARAAGLEIVDLRTARLRIEIHDVAAVVYLLRKVIWWVPGFTVEAYRDRLRDLHDLIAAEGPFVAHSTRHLIEARRP; encoded by the coding sequence ATGATCGAGGCCGGTGCGTCCGCGGACGTGTCCGGCTGGGACTTCTCCTGGCTGGATGGTCGGGCGACGGAGGAACGCCCGCCGTGGGGGTACGCGCGGCTGCTGGCGGAGCGTCTCGCGACGGCGTCGGCGTCCCTCGACGTGCAGACCGGCGGCGGTGAGGTGCTGGCCGAGGCGACGACGTTCCCGCCGACGGCGGTCGCGACCGAGTCGTGGCCGCCGAACGTCGCGAAGGCGACACGGCTGCTGCACCCGCGCGGTGTGGTGGTGGTCGCGGACCCGGACGAGCCGCCGCTGCCGTTCGCCGACGGCGCGTTCGACCTGGTGACGAGCCGTCACCCGGCGACGATCTGGTGGGACGAGATCGCACGGGTCCTGCGCCCGGGCGGCACCTACCTCGCGCAGCACGTCGGCCCGGCGAGCGTGTTCGAGCTCATCGAGTTCTTCCTCGGCCCGCAGCCGGAGGCCCGGCGCGGCCGGCACCCCGACGACGAGACCGCGGCCGCACGGGCCGCGGGCCTGGAGATCGTGGACCTGCGCACCGCCCGGCTGCGGATCGAGATCCACGACGTCGCCGCCGTCGTCTACCTGCTGCGCAAGGTGATCTGGTGGGTGCCGGGCTTCACCGTCGAGGCGTACCGGGACCGGCTGCGGGACCTGCATGACCTCATCGCGGCCGAAGGCCCGTTCGTCGCGCACTCCACGCGGCACCTCATCGAGGCGCGTCGACCCTGA
- a CDS encoding glycosyltransferase family 4 protein, with product MRVAIVAESFLPQVNGVTNSVLRVLEHLRATGHDALVLAPDADHDLPPFVHGAPVVEVPAVGLPGYPDVRVVVGQRARIERTLAAFAPDVVHLASPFLLGYRGLQAAESLGVPTVAVYQTEVPGYAARYGMRHLEPLLWRRVRTLHERATVNLAPSTPTVDHLRARGIPRLHRWGRGVDTVQFHPGARDDVWRAEVGAGRPLLVGYVGRLAAEKQVEALRVLDDLADVRLVVVGDGPERLLLESLLPDARFTGLLRGAELARAVASLDVFVHPGELETFGQTLQEALASGVPVVAPAAGGPLDVVAHSHTGWLYPPGDHAALRAHVLDLLGDDRKRAAFGQAARQRALGRTWATVCDELVGHYEAARQTAGVA from the coding sequence GTGAGGGTAGCGATCGTCGCCGAGTCCTTCCTGCCGCAGGTCAACGGGGTCACGAACTCCGTGCTGCGCGTCCTCGAGCACCTGCGCGCCACCGGGCACGACGCGCTCGTCCTCGCCCCGGACGCCGACCACGACCTCCCACCGTTCGTGCACGGCGCGCCCGTCGTCGAGGTCCCCGCGGTCGGGCTGCCCGGCTACCCCGACGTCCGCGTCGTCGTCGGGCAGCGCGCCCGCATCGAACGCACCCTCGCGGCGTTCGCGCCCGACGTCGTGCACCTCGCCTCGCCGTTCCTCCTCGGGTACCGGGGCCTGCAGGCCGCCGAGTCGCTCGGCGTGCCCACCGTGGCCGTCTACCAGACGGAGGTGCCCGGGTACGCCGCCCGGTACGGCATGCGGCACCTCGAGCCGCTGCTGTGGCGGCGCGTGCGCACCCTGCACGAGCGCGCCACCGTCAACCTCGCGCCCTCCACCCCGACGGTCGACCACCTGCGTGCCCGCGGCATCCCGCGGCTGCACCGCTGGGGGCGCGGCGTCGACACCGTGCAGTTCCACCCCGGCGCGCGCGACGACGTGTGGCGGGCCGAGGTCGGTGCCGGACGGCCGCTGCTCGTCGGGTACGTCGGCCGGCTCGCCGCCGAGAAGCAGGTCGAGGCGCTGCGCGTCCTCGACGACCTGGCCGACGTGCGGCTCGTCGTCGTGGGCGACGGCCCCGAGCGCCTGCTGCTGGAGTCCCTGCTGCCCGACGCCCGCTTCACCGGGCTGCTGCGCGGCGCCGAGCTCGCCCGCGCCGTCGCGAGCCTCGACGTGTTCGTCCACCCCGGCGAGCTGGAGACGTTCGGCCAGACCCTCCAGGAGGCCCTGGCCAGCGGCGTCCCCGTGGTGGCGCCCGCCGCGGGCGGCCCGCTCGACGTCGTCGCGCACTCCCACACGGGTTGGCTCTACCCGCCCGGGGACCACGCCGCGCTGCGCGCGCACGTCCTCGACCTGCTGGGCGACGACCGCAAGCGCGCCGCGTTCGGGCAGGCCGCCCGGCAGCGGGCGCTGGGCCGCACCTGGGCCACCGTGTGCGACGAGCTCGTCGGGCACTACGAGGCCGCCCGGCAGACCGCCGGCGTCGCCTGA
- a CDS encoding SDR family oxidoreductase yields MSLEGKVALVTGAGSGIGRATAVRLAHDGATVVALGHRQESADDVAAEIRAAGGSVLAVAGDVGDADSVRGVVDRIERELGRLDVVVANAGVNGVWAPIEEIEPDEWAHTLTTNLSGTFHTVRYAVPLLVRQGGAVVVVSSINGNRTFTTPGASAYSTSKAGQVAFARMAAVELGPRGVRVNTVCPGAIDTEIDDNTEQRDNSDLGLPVEYPAGQIPLTGTEPGSAAQVADAVAFLVSDAASHVTGTEVFVDGGQSLIV; encoded by the coding sequence GTGTCACTGGAAGGCAAGGTCGCGCTGGTCACCGGCGCAGGCTCCGGCATCGGACGCGCCACCGCCGTCCGTCTCGCCCACGACGGCGCCACCGTGGTCGCGCTCGGCCACCGGCAGGAGAGCGCCGACGACGTCGCCGCCGAGATCCGCGCCGCGGGCGGCAGCGTCCTGGCGGTGGCGGGCGACGTCGGGGACGCCGACTCGGTGCGCGGCGTCGTCGACCGCATCGAGCGGGAGCTGGGCCGGCTCGACGTCGTCGTCGCGAACGCGGGCGTCAACGGCGTGTGGGCGCCCATCGAGGAGATCGAGCCGGACGAGTGGGCGCACACCCTGACCACGAACCTCTCCGGCACGTTCCACACCGTGCGGTACGCCGTCCCGCTGCTCGTGCGGCAGGGCGGCGCCGTCGTCGTGGTGTCGTCCATCAACGGCAACCGCACGTTCACGACGCCCGGCGCGTCCGCGTACTCGACCAGCAAGGCCGGGCAGGTGGCGTTCGCCCGCATGGCCGCCGTCGAGCTCGGCCCGCGCGGCGTCCGCGTCAACACGGTGTGCCCCGGCGCCATCGACACCGAGATCGACGACAACACCGAGCAGCGCGACAACAGCGACCTCGGCCTGCCCGTCGAGTACCCGGCCGGGCAGATCCCCCTCACGGGCACCGAGCCCGGCAGCGCCGCGCAGGTCGCGGACGCCGTCGCGTTCCTCGTGTCCGACGCCGCGAGCCACGTGACCGGCACCGAGGTGTTCGTCGACGGCGGGCAGTCGCTCATCGTGTGA
- a CDS encoding choice-of-anchor I family protein yields MPRRTRPLLALAAATALTLTALPASAGPAEPVEHLADGARVTLDPLGTYATGVFDQSAQEIAAYHALTRRLFTVDAAAAQVRALDVRDATRPTELFAVQTTGVRAADGSVVPDGAVANSVAVRADGLAVVAVESDVKTDPGWLVLFDAAGDGAALGAVRVGSLPDMVTITPDGRRAVVANEGEPADDFSVDPEGSVSVVDLPVLKRKVSSLRQKDVATADFHAFEGDALPDGVRVFGPDVADASGSLTHRVSRNLEPEYVTVDSRSRTAWVTLQEANAIAVVDLKKAEVTDVWSLGATDHSVAGQGIDPSDKDGVADIRTVPVKGLSMPDTIASYEVRGETYLVTANEGDAREWGDYVENARVKDLGKKGLAPVCADSPAVALLGDADLGRLNVTTASGLRADGTCYEQLYSLGGRSFSIWTTDGELVFDSGQDFEEITAEALGDAFNTNHTETGFEGRSDDKGPEPEGLTLGEVAGRTYAFVGLERAGGIMVYDVTSPRRAAFVSYVSNRDYSVSVEDALDDGADLGPTLDAAGDLGPEGVTFVPWYASPTWRPMLAVANEVSGTTTLFDVRRVARH; encoded by the coding sequence GTGCCACGCAGAACCCGTCCCCTGCTCGCCCTCGCCGCCGCGACGGCGCTCACCCTGACGGCGCTGCCCGCGTCCGCCGGGCCGGCCGAGCCGGTCGAGCACCTCGCCGACGGCGCCCGCGTCACCCTCGACCCGCTCGGCACCTACGCCACCGGGGTGTTCGACCAGTCGGCGCAGGAGATCGCCGCGTACCACGCGCTCACCCGCCGCCTGTTCACCGTCGACGCCGCCGCCGCGCAGGTCCGCGCCCTCGACGTGCGCGACGCGACCCGCCCCACCGAGCTGTTCGCCGTGCAGACCACCGGCGTCCGGGCCGCCGACGGGTCCGTGGTGCCCGACGGCGCCGTCGCGAACTCCGTGGCGGTGCGCGCCGACGGGCTGGCCGTCGTCGCCGTCGAGTCCGACGTCAAGACCGACCCGGGCTGGCTCGTCCTGTTCGACGCCGCGGGTGACGGGGCGGCGCTCGGCGCCGTCCGCGTCGGCTCCCTGCCCGACATGGTGACCATCACCCCCGACGGGCGCCGCGCCGTCGTCGCGAACGAGGGCGAGCCCGCCGACGACTTCAGCGTCGACCCCGAGGGCTCCGTGTCCGTCGTCGACCTGCCCGTGCTCAAGCGCAAGGTGTCGTCGCTGCGGCAGAAGGACGTCGCCACCGCCGACTTCCACGCGTTCGAGGGCGACGCGCTGCCCGACGGCGTCCGCGTCTTCGGACCCGACGTCGCCGACGCGTCCGGGTCGCTCACGCACCGCGTGTCCCGCAACCTCGAGCCCGAGTACGTGACCGTCGACTCCCGCTCCCGCACCGCCTGGGTGACGCTCCAGGAGGCGAACGCCATCGCCGTCGTCGACCTGAAGAAGGCCGAGGTGACCGACGTGTGGTCGCTCGGCGCCACGGACCACTCCGTGGCCGGGCAGGGCATCGACCCCAGCGACAAGGACGGCGTCGCGGACATCCGCACCGTCCCGGTCAAGGGCCTGTCCATGCCCGACACGATCGCGTCGTACGAGGTGCGCGGCGAGACGTACCTCGTCACCGCCAACGAGGGCGACGCCCGCGAGTGGGGCGACTACGTCGAGAACGCCCGCGTCAAGGACCTCGGCAAGAAGGGGCTCGCGCCCGTGTGCGCCGACTCCCCCGCCGTCGCGCTCCTCGGCGACGCCGACCTCGGCCGCCTCAACGTCACCACCGCCTCCGGCCTGCGCGCCGACGGCACCTGCTACGAGCAGCTCTACTCGCTCGGCGGGCGCTCCTTCTCGATCTGGACCACCGACGGCGAGCTCGTCTTCGACTCCGGCCAGGACTTCGAGGAGATCACCGCCGAGGCGCTCGGCGACGCGTTCAACACGAACCACACCGAGACCGGCTTCGAGGGCCGCAGCGACGACAAGGGCCCCGAGCCCGAGGGCCTCACCCTCGGCGAGGTCGCGGGCCGCACCTACGCGTTCGTCGGGCTGGAGCGCGCCGGCGGCATCATGGTCTACGACGTGACCAGCCCCCGCCGGGCCGCGTTCGTCTCCTACGTGTCGAACCGCGACTACTCCGTGTCCGTCGAGGACGCCCTCGACGACGGCGCCGACCTCGGCCCGACCCTCGACGCCGCCGGTGACCTCGGCCCCGAGGGCGTCACGTTCGTCCCCTGGTACGCCTCCCCCACCTGGCGGCCCATGCTGGCCGTCGCCAACGAGGTGTCCGGCACCACCACCCTGTTCGACGTCCGCCGGGTCGCCCGCCACTGA